Proteins encoded within one genomic window of Hevea brasiliensis isolate MT/VB/25A 57/8 chromosome 8, ASM3005281v1, whole genome shotgun sequence:
- the LOC110656439 gene encoding uncharacterized protein LOC110656439: MERLGFGNMYVHIATFLLFCMASFWIFNLAAINIDNETVREALVLTGVILCAFVLLYGGFWRIQIRKRFNSPTYTFCFGKPAVTDCTLWLCCWWCSLAQEVRTGNSYDIVEDKFYRKDMDSNNHLQPSPHEDVSSTSSPLGNNHSSSKTLIANSPSPSRVSNVYYNPDRQISTVKEESSTEAKDKTMTPPSLSLIEREAA, from the coding sequence ATGGAGAGGCTTGGATTTGGGAATATGTATGTTCATATTGCAACCTTTCTCCTCTTTTGTATGGCTTCTTTCTGGATTTTCAACTTGGCTGCCATTAATATTGATAACGAGACTGTCAGGGAAGCTTTAGTACTTACTGGTGTTATACTTTGTGCATTTGTTTTGCTATATGGCGGCTTCTGGAGGATTCAAATAAGAAAGAGATTTAATTCGCCAACTTATACCTTCTGTTTTGGTAAACCAGCAGTTACTGATTGCACACTGTGGCTATGTTGTTGGTGGTGCTCGCTAGCTCAGGAAGTTCGAACTGGGAATTCTTATGATATTGTGGAAGATAAGTTTTACAGGAAAGACATGGACAGTAATAATCATCTGCAGCCTTCACCTCATGAAGATGTTTCTAGCACAAGTTCTCCACTTGGCAACAACCATAGCTCATCCAAGACTTTGATAGCAAATTCTCCAAGTCCTAGCAGAGTTTCAAATGTGTATTATAATCCAGATAGGCAGATTTCTACTGTAAAAGAAGAGTCTTCTACAGAAGCCAAGGATAAGACTATGACTCCGCCATCTCTGTCATTGATAGAAAGAGAAGCCGCTTAG
- the LOC110656463 gene encoding uncharacterized protein LOC110656463 — translation MDPGSNEPGPLLVDHMCCCLRWKLADISRLRKICCKNGAYKPHEWAHMMVVVILLHVNCFVQYALCGLKLGYKRSERPAIGVGICVSFAIAAPAVAGVYTIISPLGRDYSEMDGEAQIQITAG, via the exons atGGATCCAGGATCCAATGAACCTGGCCCTCTTCTTGTGGATCATATGTGTTGCTGTTTAAG ATGGAAACTGGCGGACATTTCTAGACTCAGGAAGATTTGCTGCAAGAATGGGGCCTATAAGCCCCATGAGTGGGCACACATGATGGTTGTTGTTATTCTACTCCATGTGAATTGTTTTGTTCAATATGCACTATGTGGTCTAAAGTTGGGGTACAAGAGATCTGAGCGACCTGCCATAGGAGTTGGAATATGTGTATCTTTTGCAATAGCTGCACCTGCAGTTGCTGGGGTTTACACCATCATTAGTCCCCTTGGGAGGGATTATTCTGAAATGGATGGGGAAGCACAGATTCAAATTACTGCTGGTTAG
- the LOC110656462 gene encoding alpha-soluble NSF attachment protein 2: MGDQMARGEEFEKKAEKKLSGWGLFGSKFEDAADLFDKAANSFKLAKSWDKAGSTYVKLANCHLKLDSKHEAAQAYVDAAHCYKKTSTNEAISCLVQAVELFCDIGRISMAARYYKEIAELYESEANIEKAIYFYEKAADFFQGEEVTTSANQCKQKVAQFAAQLEQYQKAIEIYEEIARHSLGVNLLKYGVKGHLLNAGICHLCKGDVVAVTNALERYQDLDPTFSGTREYRLLADIAAAIDEEDVAKFTDVVKEFDSMTPLDSWKTTLLLRVKEKLKAKELEEDDLT; the protein is encoded by the exons ATGGGAGATCAGATGGCGCGAGGAGAGGAATTCGAGAAGAAAGCTGAGAAGAAGCTTAGCGGTTGGGGCTTATTTGGCTCCAAATTTGAAGATGCCGCTGATCTCTTCGATAAAGCTGCCAATTCCTTCAAGCTCGCCAAATCAT GGGATAAAGCTGGGTCAACTTATGTCAAGTTGGCAAACTGCCATTTGAAG TTGGATAGTAAACATGAAGCTGCTCAAGCTTATGTTGATGCTGCTCACTGTTATAAGAAAACATCTACGAACG AGGCAATATCTTGCTTAGTCCAAGCAGTAGAGTTGTTTTGTGATATAGGGAGAATCAGTATGGCTGCAAGATATTACAAG GAAATTGCTGAATTATATGAATCAGAAGCAAATATTGAGAAAGCTATTTACTTTTATGAAAAGGCAGCTGATTTCTTCCAAGGTGAAGAAGTAACAACTTCTGCTAACCAATGCAAGCAGAAAGTAGCCCAATTTGCTGCTCAACTAGAACA ATACCAGAAGGCAATTGAGATTTATGAAGAGATTGCCCGACATTCACTTGGCGTTAATTTGCTCAAGTATGGTGTCAAAGGTCATCTTCTGAATGCTGGCATTTGCCACCTCTGCAAAGGCGATGTTGTTGCTGTAACCAATGCATTAGAGCGATATCAG GATCTGGATCCAACTTTTTCAGGAACTAGAGAATACAGACTCTTAGCG GATATCGCTGCTGCCATTGATGAGGAAGATGTTGCAAAGTTTACTGATGTTGTCAAGGAATTTGACAGCATGACCCCATTG GATTCCTGGAAGACAACCCTTCTATTAAGGGTGAAAGAGAAGCTGAAGGCTAAGGAATTGGAGGAGGATGACCTTACCTAA
- the LOC110656461 gene encoding amino acid transporter AVT6C: MKNNPANSSSPKTPMKQAKNDTGLIVPLLPEVESSENQIVNGASISGAVLNISTTMIGAGIMSVPATIKVLGIIPGFILLLIVAFFVEVTVEFMLRYTQSGQSSTYAGLMGESFGTIGSIGVQLCVIITNLGCLIIYLIIIGDVLCGNQSGETMHLGILQEWFGIHWWNSRAYALLFLVLIVMLPLVLLRRVDSLKFTSGVSILLALVFVAISSAMAVYAMWQGKTQKLRLFPDFANQASLFDLFTTIPVFVTGLGFHVNVHPIRSELGKPSDMNSAVRISLIIGIAIYFAIGFFGYLLFGDSIMPDILVNFDQNSDTPIGQLLNDSVRLSYAIHLVFVYPVMSFSLRANIDELLFPKRPILAMDTTRFVSLTCVLLAVTYITAIAIPNIWYFFQFMGSTTIVFLSFIFPGLIILRDVHGISSTRDRIMAVLVIILAGVSSFIAIYSNLQNSRNNK; this comes from the exons ATGAAAAACAATCCTGCAAATTCTAGTTCTCCAAAAACACCGATGAAGCAGGCTAAAAACGACACTGGATTGATTGTTCCGCTCCTGCCTGAGGTTGAATCTTCAGAAAATCAAATCGTAAATGGTGCATCAATTTCTGGAGCAGTGCTCAACATATCAACAACCATGATAGGTGCTGGAATTATGTCAGTTCCAGCAACAATCAAGGTGCTGGGCATCATTCCTGGGTTCATATTACTTCTTATAGTTGCATTTTTTGTAGAGGTAACTGTGGAGTTCATGCTAAGGTACACGCAATCAGGCCAGTCCAGTACCTATGCTGGCCTTATGGGGGAATCATTTGGTACAATAGGATCAATTGGAGTACAACTATGTGTCATAATCACCAACCTTGGCTGTCTTATCATCTATCTGATTATAATTG GGGATGTTCTGTGTGGGAATCAATCTGGTGAAACCATGCACCTAGGCATTCTACAAGAATGGTTTGGTATCCATTGGTGGAACTCACGAGCTTATGCCCTTCTATTCCTAGTGCTTATTGTGATGCTTCCCCTGGTCTTATTACGCCGAGTAG ATTCACTAAAGTTCACTTCAGGAGTCTCCATTCTCCTTGCATTAGTGTTTGTAGCCATAAGTTCAGCAATGGCAGTTTATGCAATGTGGCAAGGGAAGACTCAGAAACTTAGACTATTCCCAGATTTTGCCAATCAAGCATCCTTGTTTGATCTTTTCACCACAATCCCAGTCTTTGTAACTGGTTTGGGATTCCATGTTAATG TTCACCCCATTAGATCAGAACTTGGAAAACCTTCTGATATGAACTCAGCTGTCAGGATTTCCCTCATCATTGGCATTGCAATTTACTTTGCAATTGGTTTCTTTGGCTACTTACTATTCGGTGACTCGATCATGCCTGACATTCTAGTAAACTTTGATCAAAATTCTGATACACCAATCGGCCAATTACTCAATGATTCTGTCCGGTTAAGCTATGCAATCCACTTGGTTTTCGTATATCCTGTGATGAGCTTCTCTTTGAGGGCTAACATAGATGAACTGCTCTTCCCCAAGAGGCCTATATTAGCCATGGACACTACAAGATTTGTGTCTCTAACTTGTGTTCTATTAGCTGTTACTTATATAACAGCAATAGCCATACCCAATATATGGTATTTTTTCCAGTTCATGGGATCAACAACCATTGTTTTTCTCtcatttatttttccaggctTGATCATTCTCAG GGATGTTCATGGTATTTCTTCAACAAGGGATAGGATCATGGCAGTATTAGTGATAATTCTTGCTGGGGTGAGCAGCTTCATTGCCATATATTCCAACCTGCAAAATTCCAGGAACAACAAATGA
- the LOC110656460 gene encoding LOW QUALITY PROTEIN: amino acid transporter AVT6C (The sequence of the model RefSeq protein was modified relative to this genomic sequence to represent the inferred CDS: inserted 2 bases in 1 codon), protein MTNYVQQYNVLKKPSSSRNIPSGDXSPTIGVDVPLLPEHKVTEKRVASVSGAVFNVSTSIIGAGIMSIPATLKVLGVIPAFVLIVVIAWLVDISVEFLMRYTYSGESKTYAGVMREAFGTVGSVAVQICVMITNLGCLIIYLIIIGDVLSGNVNEGSVHLGVLREWFGIHWWNSRAFALFFVVVFVMLPLVSFRRVESLRFSSAISVLLAVVFVGISSVLAISALIEGKTNSPRLLPHLDNQVSFFDLFTAVPVIVTAFTFHFNVHPIGFELGKPSDMISAVRISLVICAVIYFSIGIFGYLLFGESIMADILVNFDRSSDTASGALLNDMVRLSYALHLMLVFPLLNFSLRANIDEFLFPRKTLLAKDTTRFVSLTLIILIFTYLLAIAIPNIWYFFQFVGSTSAVCLAFIFPGAIVLRDTHRISTTKDRIIASTMIILAVVTSTIAISTNIYSMT, encoded by the exons ATGACTAATTATGTACAACAATACAACGTGTTAAAAAAACCATCTTCAAGCCGGAATATTCCATCTGGGGA GTCACCGACTATCGGAGTAGATGTTCCGCTTCTGCCGGAGCATAAGGTGACAGAGAAACGTGTAGCATCGGTGTCTGGAGCAGTGTTCAATGTATCGACTAGCATAATAGGTGCAGGAATTATGTCCATACCTGCCACCCTTAAGGTGCTGGGTGTAATTCCTGCTTTTGTATTGATTGTGGTTATTGCTTGGCTTGTTGACATTTCTGTGGAGTTCTTGATGAGATACACATATTCCGGCGAGTCAAAAACATATGCCGGAGTCATGAGGGAGGCCTTTGGGACTGTCGGATCTGTGGCTGTGCAAATATGTGTCATGATCACTAATCTTGGATGCTTGATCATTTatttgatcattattg GGGATGTCCTGTCAGGAAATGTTAATGAAGGGTCAGTGCACTTGGGAGTGTTGCGAGAATGGTTTGGCATTCACTGGTGGAATTCACGCGCTTTTGCACTCTTCTTCGTTGTTGTTTTTGTTATGCTTCCTCTGGTCTCCTTCAGGCGTGTAG AATCACTGAGGTTCAGCTCAGCTATATCAGTTCTCCTGGCAGTAGTGTTTGTTGGGATTAGCTCAGTTTTGGCAATCTCTGCACTCATTGAAGGGAAAACCAATAGTCCAAGATTGTTGCCCCACCTAGACAATCAAGTTTCCTTCTTCGACCTTTTCACTGCTGTGCCAGTGATTGTGACAGCCTTCACCTTTCATTTCAATG TTCATCCGATTGGTTTTGAGCTTGGAAAACCTTCTGATATGATTTCAGCAGTAAGAATTTCACTAGTAATCTGCGCTGTCATATACTTCTCCATAGGCATTTTCGGGTACCTTTTGTTTGGAGAATCAATCATGGCAGATATATTAGTCAATTTCGATAGAAGTTCTGATACAGCAAGTGGTGCATTACTGAATGACATGGTTAGATTAAGCTATGCATTGCACCTTATGCTGGTGTTTCCTCTCTTGAACTTCTCTTTAAGGGCAAACATCGATGAATTTCTTTTCCCCCGGAAGACTCTATTGGCAAAAGACACTACCAGATTTGTGTCCCTCACTCTAATCATATTAATCTTCACTTACCTATTAGCAATAGCCATTCCAAATATATGGTACTTCTTTCAGTTTGTGGGATCAACCTCTGCAGTGTGTCTTGCCTTTATTTTTCCAGGTGCTATTGTGCTAAG GGATACTCACAGGATATCTACAACCAAGGATAGGATCATAGCTTCAACAATGATAATTCTGGCTGTGGTAACGAGTACAATTGCCATATCAACCAATATATATAGCATGACGTGA
- the LOC131182181 gene encoding putative disease resistance protein RGA3 yields the protein MADFVLSFVVDAALSRVVSLITDEIILAWNLKDDLKGLQESLTMIRAVLQDTEEQQTTREPVRLWLKKLQEAAYDAEDVFDELAYENLRRKVEMQDQSGREVNKFFSFSKGTRYVKKAAFHFKMARKVKNINDLLNKIKNEAMGFGLQAVSRDRIMRLINLYRVTDSVLDNPVVGREANVAKIVNLLSCSSDQQVFTIVPIVGMGGLGKTALAKLGKCCKLSMGGLTNKDAILQELEKALEGKKFILVLDDVWNDVVTRWDDKKICSEKISNNNGNAIVVTTRSEEVASKVETTTSFRHKLNLLSDDDCWSIVKERAFGNGPLISLDSNLEAIGKEIAKKCRGVPLAAKVLGGTMGFNRDKNAGLLIEKSEVLNASHNKDNVVSILKLSFDHLPLYLKSCFAYCSIFPKDFEIAKEELIQLWMAEGLLKPSNKDEGYKYFNVLLQNSFFQNVERDQYEKIRWCKMHDLALSFSKSETLTLENCSTSDDMFSIRRLYVNRDNTATLMACSKGGAKKLRSLFIKDIVFDGSWKLKRLRTLNLNGANIEELPSSISKLKHLRYLDISETKIEAFPGSITELYDLQTLRFIWCNSLKQEVPRNKMCNLISFRHVIFSRDDHMPSMVGRLTCLETLPLFVVSPNRGGSIQELECLNQLSGKLEINHLEEVSDKEEAKKSNLQKKIKIKALRFTWSDGREIISNDEEVI from the exons ATGGCTGACTTTGTCCTGAGTTTCGTAGTAGATGCAGCACTGTCCAGGGTGGTTTCACTCATCACTGATGAAATCATCCTGGCTTGGAATCTTAAGGATGACTTGAAAGGCCTACAAGAATCTCTCACAATGATTCGTGCTGTGCTTCAAGATACAGAGGAGCAACAAACGACGAGGGAGCCTGTGAGACTTTGGCTGAAGAAGCTCCAAGAAGCAGCTTATGATGCTGAAGATGTGTTCGATGAGTTGGCCTATGAGAATCTTCGACGGAAGGTTGAAATGCAAGACCAATCGGGAAGGGAGGTAAACAAATTCTTTTCATTCTCCAAAGGCACTCGTTATGTTAAAAAAGctgcatttcatttcaaaatggcACGCAAAGTTAAGAATATAAATGACTTGTTGAATAAGATTAAGAATGAAGCTATGGGTTTTGGACTTCAAGCTGTAAGTAGAGATAGAATAATGCGTCTAATCAACTTGTATCGGGTCACAGATTCGGTCCTTGACAACCCAGTTGTGGGGAGGGAAGCTAATGTTGCTAAAATTGTGAACTTGTTGAGTTGTTCCAGTGATCAACAAGTTTTTACCATTGTTCCTATAGTGGGGATGGGCGGCTTAGGAAAGACAGCCTTAGCTAAATTG GGGAAATGTTGCAAACTCTCAATGGGTGGGTTGACCAACAAAGATGCGATACTTCAGGAGCTTGAAAAGGCATTAGAGGGGAAAAAATTTATACTTGTTCTTGATGATGTATGGAATGATGTAGTAACGAGGTGGGATGATAAAAAGATCTGTTCGGAAAAAATTAGTAATAACAATGGAAATGCTATTGTTGTCACTACTCGGAGTGAGGAAGTGGCATCAAAAGTTGAGACTACTACTTCATTCAGGCATAAATTGAATTTGTTGTCTGATGATGACTGTTGGTCCATTGTGAAGGAAAGAGCGTTCGGAAATGGACCATTAATCTCTCTAGACTCAAACTTGGAGGCCATTGGAAAGGAGATTGCAAAAAAATGCAGAGGAGTGCCGTTAGCTGCAAAAGTTCTCGGCGGGACAATGGGTTTCAATAGGGATAAAAATGCAGGGTTGTTAATTGAAAAAAGTGAAGTTCTGAATGCATCGCATAACAAGGATAATGTTGTGTCTATACTAAAACTAAGTTTTGATCACTTGCCTTTATACTTGAAGTCATGTTTTGCATATTGTTCAATTTTCCCAAAAGATTTTGAGATTGCAAAAGAAGAATTAATTCAGCTTTGGATGGCTGAAGGTCTTCTTAAGCCATCTAATAAAGATGAAGGCTACAAGTATTTTAATGTCTTGCTTCAGAATTCCTTTTTTCAAAATGTGGAAAGGGATCAATATGAGAAAATTAGATGGTGCAAAATGCATGATCTTGCATTGTCTTTTTCAAAGTCTGAAACATTAACTTTGGAGAATTGTTCAACAAGTGATGATATGTTTTCTATTCGTCGTTTATATGTAAATCGTGATAATACAGCGACTTTAATGGCATGTTCAAAAGGGGGTGCTAAGAAGTTGCGAAGTTTATTCATAAAGGATATTGTCTTTGATGGGTCTTGGAAGTTGAAAAGGTTGCGGACTCTAAACTTGAACGGTGCTAATATTGAAGAGTTGCCATCTTCAATTAGCAAGTTGAAACATTTGAGGTACCTTGACATCTCAGAGACTAAAATCGAAGCGTTTCCTGGATCAATTACTGAACTCTACGATTTGCAAACATTGAGATTCATTTGGTGCAATTCACTTAAGCAGGAGGTTCCTAGAAATAAAATGTGCAATCTGATCAGCTTCAGGCATGTCATATTTTCTAGAGATGACCATATGCCTTCTATGGTGGGGCGGTTAACTTGTCTTGAAACACTGCCATTGTTTGTTGTGAGTCCTAATAGGGGAGGTAGCATCCAAGAACTAGAATGCTTAAACCAGCTAAGCGGGAAGTTGGAAATAAATCATCTTGAGGAGGTGAGTGACAAAGAGGAAGCTAAGAAATCAAACCTgcagaagaaaataaaaataaaagcctTGCGATTTACATGGAGTGATGGAAGAGAAATCATAAGCAATGATGAGGAAGT TATTTGA